One part of the [Synechococcus] sp. NIES-970 genome encodes these proteins:
- a CDS encoding TPR domain protein, with protein sequence MRSILIIFCSLCLWLNLCCPSFALTNAQISEGDLTEIRSAVRLTQTAIQAAKKGDLLTAEKIWSDLIETFPENPALWSNRGNTRAGLNQFEAALADLNEAIRLAPDQVDPYFNRGAILEQLQRLTDAIADYNKAIELDPKEAIAYHNRGNAYGSLGNWEQARQDYQQATALDPRFAWAAESYALALYQVGEEQAALDRMKAVVRKYPLFADARVALTAMLWGQHQFGEAESNWVSAAGLDERYRDLDWLKTVRRFPPKLLSDLENFFKLQ encoded by the coding sequence ATGCGCTCCATTTTGATAATCTTTTGCAGCCTCTGCCTTTGGCTAAATCTCTGCTGTCCCAGTTTTGCCCTGACCAATGCCCAAATTTCGGAGGGCGATCTCACAGAGATCCGCTCCGCGGTGCGCCTGACTCAAACCGCGATCCAAGCAGCGAAAAAGGGGGATTTATTGACGGCGGAAAAAATTTGGTCTGATTTAATCGAAACCTTCCCTGAAAATCCGGCCCTCTGGAGCAATCGGGGGAATACCAGAGCCGGTTTAAACCAATTTGAAGCGGCCCTGGCAGACCTGAATGAAGCGATTCGCCTGGCCCCGGACCAGGTGGATCCCTACTTTAATCGCGGCGCGATCCTCGAACAGCTGCAACGGCTTACTGACGCGATCGCCGACTATAACAAGGCGATCGAACTGGATCCCAAAGAGGCGATCGCCTACCACAATCGCGGCAATGCCTATGGCAGTTTAGGAAATTGGGAGCAGGCGCGGCAGGATTACCAACAGGCGACGGCACTGGATCCCCGTTTTGCTTGGGCCGCCGAAAGTTATGCCCTCGCCCTTTATCAAGTGGGGGAAGAGCAGGCTGCCCTCGACCGAATGAAAGCCGTAGTGCGGAAATATCCGCTATTTGCCGATGCCCGGGTGGCGCTCACGGCAATGCTCTGGGGTCAGCACCAATTTGGGGAGGCTGAAAGTAACTGGGTTTCTGCCGCCGGGTTAGATGAGCGCTACCGAGATTTAGACTGGTTAAAAACGGTGCGCCGCTTTCCACCAAAACTACTGAGCGATCTGGAAAATTTTTTCAAGCTCCAGTAA
- the recQ gene encoding ATP-dependent DNA helicase, producing the protein MSQFPSLEAALKHFFGYDNFRHGQKNVIEAALQNRDILALMPTGAGKSLCFQLPALLKPGLTVVISPLIALMQDQVDALTDNGIGATFLNSTLNLDQARSRIQSIFNGKIKLLYIAPERLFNEGFQHFLLDVYQSIGLAGFVVDEAHCVSEWGHDFRPEYRQLTHIRRRYPQTPCHAFTATATQRVRQDIIDQLALQNPSFHCTSFNRPNLYYEVVSKGSKSYTQLLTYVRKRRGQAGIIYCSSRKKVDELADRLQQDGIKALPYHAGLADGLRADHQEQFIRDDVPLMVATIAFGMGINKPDVRFVVHYDLPTNLERYYQESGRAGRDGEPAHCTLFYSAGDIKKAEYFIELKEDEQDKRIAYQQLQKMIDYAEGSECRRTIQLSYFGEQFLGNCAGCDNCQNPRPLEDWTIEAQKFLSCVARCRERYGMAYIIDVLKGSKRDKILQNKHHELSTYGIGRDRTKDEWKNLGRSLLHQGLMLESSDGYRVLKLNDLSWEILKKQRQVNIPIERRQTAAEILGMGDNHLDAEILFGELRQLRKQLADANWIAPYMVFSDATLRQMATRRPRTQADFSLISGVTSAKYQRYGEPFLAVIQEFCATQAPPKPQVNGTQLITFQLYQQGLSVVEIAKQRNLTAGTINEHLAILLQSGEAIDLDRLVKPEAQAEIEQAIATLGPVSLSQLREHLQEKYSYDAIKLVRAKLIQQSA; encoded by the coding sequence ATGTCCCAGTTTCCGTCCCTAGAAGCCGCCCTCAAACACTTCTTCGGATATGACAATTTCCGCCATGGTCAAAAAAACGTCATCGAAGCAGCTCTCCAGAACCGCGATATCCTCGCCCTGATGCCCACCGGGGCCGGAAAATCTCTGTGTTTCCAGTTGCCAGCCCTCCTCAAACCTGGGCTAACCGTCGTTATTTCTCCCCTGATCGCCCTGATGCAAGATCAAGTGGATGCCCTCACGGACAACGGCATTGGCGCGACTTTTCTGAATAGCACCCTAAATCTTGACCAAGCGCGATCGCGGATCCAGTCCATTTTTAATGGCAAGATCAAGCTGCTCTATATTGCCCCTGAACGGCTCTTTAACGAAGGATTTCAGCACTTTCTTTTAGATGTGTATCAATCTATCGGTTTAGCCGGATTCGTTGTTGATGAAGCCCACTGCGTTTCTGAATGGGGCCATGATTTTCGTCCAGAATATCGCCAACTGACTCATATCCGGCGACGCTATCCCCAGACCCCTTGCCATGCCTTCACCGCCACTGCAACACAACGGGTCCGCCAAGATATTATTGACCAACTTGCTCTCCAAAACCCCAGTTTTCATTGCACCAGCTTTAATCGTCCGAACCTCTACTATGAAGTCGTATCCAAGGGCAGCAAAAGCTACACCCAACTTTTAACCTATGTCCGCAAACGGCGCGGGCAAGCGGGCATTATTTACTGTTCTAGTCGCAAAAAAGTAGATGAATTGGCCGATCGCCTCCAACAAGACGGAATCAAAGCTCTGCCCTACCATGCGGGTCTAGCAGACGGCTTACGGGCCGATCACCAAGAGCAATTTATCCGGGACGATGTGCCCCTGATGGTGGCGACGATCGCCTTTGGAATGGGAATTAATAAACCCGATGTACGCTTTGTGGTGCATTACGATTTGCCGACAAATTTAGAACGCTATTACCAAGAATCGGGCCGGGCCGGACGGGATGGGGAGCCAGCCCACTGCACTTTGTTTTATAGCGCCGGGGACATCAAAAAGGCGGAATATTTCATCGAACTAAAAGAAGACGAGCAGGACAAAAGAATCGCTTACCAGCAACTACAAAAAATGATCGACTATGCCGAGGGGAGTGAATGTCGGCGGACGATCCAACTGAGCTATTTTGGGGAGCAATTTCTGGGGAACTGTGCAGGTTGTGACAATTGCCAAAATCCTCGCCCCCTAGAAGATTGGACCATCGAGGCCCAAAAGTTTTTGTCCTGTGTGGCCCGCTGCCGAGAACGGTATGGCATGGCCTACATTATCGATGTCCTCAAGGGTTCAAAGCGAGACAAGATTCTTCAGAATAAACATCATGAGCTTTCTACCTACGGCATTGGCCGCGATCGCACTAAAGACGAGTGGAAAAATCTCGGGCGATCACTCTTGCACCAGGGATTAATGCTAGAAAGCAGTGATGGTTATCGCGTTTTAAAACTCAATGACCTCAGTTGGGAGATTCTCAAAAAACAGCGCCAGGTGAATATCCCCATAGAACGACGACAGACAGCGGCCGAAATCCTGGGCATGGGTGACAATCATCTCGATGCGGAAATTCTGTTTGGGGAACTGCGCCAGCTGCGGAAGCAATTGGCCGATGCCAACTGGATTGCCCCTTACATGGTTTTTTCTGATGCGACCCTCCGGCAAATGGCGACCCGGCGGCCGCGCACCCAGGCAGATTTTTCTCTCATTTCCGGAGTGACGAGCGCTAAATATCAACGTTATGGTGAACCTTTTTTGGCCGTAATTCAAGAATTTTGTGCCACCCAGGCCCCACCGAAACCCCAGGTCAACGGCACCCAGTTAATCACATTCCAACTCTATCAACAGGGTCTTTCGGTGGTAGAAATCGCCAAACAGCGGAATCTCACGGCAGGCACCATCAATGAGCACCTGGCAATCCTGTTGCAGAGTGGGGAAGCCATTGACCTCGATCGCCTGGTGAAACCAGAGGCCCAAGCGGAAATCGAACAGGCGATCGCCACCCTGGGGCCAGTGTCCTTGAGCCAACTACGGGAACATCTCCAGGAAAAATATAGTTATGATGCGATAAAACTGGTGCGGGCCAAATTGATTCAACAATCTGCATAG
- the exoD gene encoding exopolysaccharide synthesis protein — MARLSKELHRYFFEEDRGETVSLAQVMAITEEKVFGIVLAILSFPSALPIPAPGYSTPFGILIFLIAIQLIIGRTQLWLPLSWQKKTVKTTMAQGVLEKGLPWLKKMEAIAHPRLPFVCQSRTGRMIMGITMALMATSMMIPIPGTNTLPAMGIFITAFGLQEDDGLISAAGVIFSWAIAILMVSVIYVFFNGGLSFLDIIKDWIRVRLGS; from the coding sequence ATGGCTCGCCTCTCGAAGGAATTGCACCGTTATTTTTTTGAAGAAGACCGTGGTGAAACGGTGAGTTTAGCCCAAGTGATGGCGATCACCGAAGAAAAAGTATTTGGCATTGTGCTGGCGATTTTATCCTTTCCTTCCGCCCTGCCCATCCCCGCCCCTGGTTATTCGACCCCCTTTGGTATTCTTATTTTTTTGATTGCTATCCAGTTAATTATTGGGCGGACACAATTATGGTTGCCCCTGTCATGGCAAAAAAAGACCGTTAAAACAACTATGGCCCAAGGGGTTTTAGAAAAAGGGCTACCTTGGCTGAAAAAAATGGAGGCGATCGCCCACCCACGGCTTCCCTTCGTCTGCCAAAGCCGCACCGGACGGATGATCATGGGAATCACCATGGCCCTGATGGCCACCTCGATGATGATTCCGATCCCTGGGACGAATACCCTACCCGCCATGGGCATCTTTATTACCGCCTTTGGTTTGCAAGAAGACGACGGTTTAATTAGTGCCGCTGGTGTGATTTTTTCTTGGGCGATCGCCATCCTGATGGTGTCCGTCATTTACGTATTCTTTAACGGCGGCTTGAGCTTCCTCGATATCATCAAAGATTGGATCAGGGTACGATTAGGAAGCTAG
- a CDS encoding hypothetical protein (conserved hypothetical protein) yields MLKIIHRQCSRLLVLTVCLGMILWSSLAIAPSFADIRQQAETAGQILLQSRQSIRDRHDQTWQVVLFKRVKDGVVDEVDLRLVGYPGQTEFIHPAPLTIVLNTEADLLAADQFVTEAPAPNVGQFDLKEILPKLPMDRKIQLILPVKDPVTLTIPVAVLLEWKLLM; encoded by the coding sequence ATGTTGAAAATAATTCATCGTCAATGCTCAAGATTGCTCGTGCTCACTGTATGTCTTGGGATGATTTTGTGGAGTAGTTTGGCGATCGCCCCCAGTTTTGCTGATATTCGTCAACAGGCAGAAACTGCCGGACAAATCCTTTTACAATCCCGCCAATCTATCCGCGATCGCCATGATCAAACTTGGCAAGTGGTGTTATTTAAACGAGTGAAAGATGGTGTCGTTGATGAAGTAGATTTACGTCTTGTGGGTTATCCTGGCCAAACAGAATTTATCCATCCTGCGCCCTTAACCATTGTCTTAAATACCGAGGCAGATTTACTGGCAGCGGATCAATTTGTCACCGAAGCCCCCGCCCCCAATGTCGGTCAATTTGATCTCAAGGAAATTTTACCGAAACTGCCAATGGATCGAAAAATTCAACTGATTCTGCCCGTTAAAGATCCCGTGACTTTGACCATTCCTGTGGCCGTTCTCCTAGAGTGGAAATTGCTGATGTAA